The sequence below is a genomic window from Desulfuromonas sp. TF.
GTTCCTTATTTTCGCGAAAATGACACCACATCGGATGCAATCCTGCCGGTTCGGCGGGTTTTGATATCCGCATTTGGGACAAAGCATGACTTTACCTATGCTGACNNNNNNNNNNGCTGGTTAATTTGGTCCGACCCCGAACACTGCTCGCGAGCAAACCGCCGACGAGAGCAATGAAGGCAGCACAAATGCCCTTTGCTATGGCAATCTTGCTGATGCGTTTCGTAGTGTTCTCCTAGAATCGAACGAATAAGAGTCTTTGCGGCACGAAGCCGACAGCAAAGTTCGATTGAACTAACCCCGACCACCGCTGCGAATTGTATGGGATTTTATCGGGGAGCTTGATGTGGTCCGGGGACAAGAATAGCGGGAATAGCGGCTAACGACAATGAAATATTTATCATTTCCTCGGGGAGATCGGGGTTGGTGAGCCTCTCGGTGTCTTTGAAGAGTTCCTTTTCTCGGGCTTGATGGGGGATTGTCGCTCTTGGAGATCTGATGGAAGGCTATCCTTTGGGAAAGAAACGCACCCCGTCCACATCGCGGAAATGCTCGTCCTGAGTCCAGAGCAGGGCGTTGTGCAGGCGGGCGGTTACCAGGATGATGCTGTCGGCCATCGGCAGCTTCAGGTCGAGGCTCGTCTTGGCGGCGCTCATGGCCAATGACGCAGACAGTTCGATGACCGTTCCCTGCTGCATCAGCGCCGCCGCCTGCAGGGCGGCATCCTCGCCGCGCTGACGGCAGACCACCTTGAACACC
It includes:
- a CDS encoding type II toxin-antitoxin system VapC family toxin — its product is MNVVDSSAWLEYFADGPNAEAFAEPLRDVAALVVPAVTIYEVFKVVCRQRGEDAALQAAALMQQGTVIELSASLAMSAAKTSLDLKLPMADSIILVTARLHNALLWTQDEHFRDVDGVRFFPKG